In the genome of Nocardioides sp. NBC_00368, the window GAGTGGCTGGCCGACCATCTGGCCGGCGAGTGGGCGGCGCTGCGTGGCACCGGGGGCAACGGGCGCGACCACGAGTCGTACGAGGGTCGGCTGGAGTGGAACCGCTACCTGGCGTCACACGGCTGGACGTGTCTGGGCTGGCCCGAGGAGCACGGCGGGCGCGGCCTGCCCCTGTGGCAGCAGGTGATCTTCCACGAGGAGTACGCCCGGGCGGATGCCCCGACCCGCGTGAACCATCTCGGCGAGGAGCTGCTCGGGCCGACGCTGATCGCGCACGGCACCGCGGCCCAGCAGGAGCGGTTCCTGCCCAAGATCGTCGCCGTCGAGGAGCTGTGGTGCCAGGGCTACTCCGAGCCCGGTGCCGGCTCCGACCTGGCCGGTGTACGCACCCGCGCGCGGCTGGACGGCGACCGGTGGGTCGTCGACGGGCAGAAGGTCTGGACGTCGAACGCCCATCTGTCCGACTGGTGCTTCGTCGTGTGCCGCACGACGCCGGGCTCCGAGCGCCACCACGGGCTGTCCTACCTGCTGGTGCCGATGGCGCAGGACGGCGTCGACGTACGCCCGATCGAGCAGCTCACCGGCACCTCCGAGTTCAACGAGGTCTTCTTCGACGGCGCCGTCACCGCAGCCGACATGGTCGTGGGTGAGCCCGGCGACGGCTGGAAGGTCGCGATGGCGACCCTGGGGTTCGAGCGCGGGGTCTCCACCATCGGCCAGCAGGTCGGCTTCGCGCGCGAGCTGGAGACGGTGGAGGAGGCCGCGCGCGCCAACGGCACCATCGACGACCCCGCCATCTCGTCCAGACTCGCCCAGGCCCATGTCGGGCTGGAGGTGCTCCGGCTGCACGCGCTGCGGACACTCTCTGCGTACGACTCCGGCTCCTCGGGCCCCGAGGCGAGCGTCTCCAAGCTGCTCTGGGCCCGGTGGCACCGCGACCTCGGCGAGCTGGCGATGGACGTCCTCGGCCCCGCCGGGCTGACCACCGGAGAGGACTACGCGCTCGACCGGCTGCAGTCCCTCTACCTCTTCTCCCGCGCCGACACGATCTACGGCGGCTCGGACGAGATCCAGCGGAACATCATCGCCGAGCGCGTCCTCGGCCTGCCACGAGAGGTCCGTGCATGAAGCCGGAACAGCCCACCCCCGCGTACGTCCCCGGCCACTCGCTCCTCGAGGGGCGGGTCGTCGTCGTGACCGCCGCCGCCGGTGCGGGGATCGGGGCGGCGGTCGTGCGGAAGGTGCTCGAGGAGGGTGCGAAGGCGGTCGTCATGTCCGACACCCACGAGCGGCGGCTCAAGGAGTCCGTCGATGCGCTCGGGGAGGAGTTCGGTGCAGACCGGGTCGCCGCCGTGACCTGCGATGTCACCCAGGAGGACCAGGTCCAGGCGCTGCTCGACGCGGCCGAGCCGTTCGGCGGCGTCGACGTGATGATCAACAACGCCGGCCTCGGCGGCACCGCGTCGGTGCTGGAGATGACCGACGAGCAGTGGTCGAAGGTCCTCGACATCACCCTGACCGGGACGTTCCGGTGCATCCGGGCGGTCGGACAGCGGTTCGTGGCCGCCGGGAAGCGTGGCGTGATCGTCAACAACGCCTCCGTGATCGGCTGGCGTGCGCAGGAGGGGCAGGCGCACTACGCCGCGGCCAAGGCCGGGGTGATGGCGCTGACCCGCTCGGCCGCCGCCGACCTCGCGCCGCACGGGATCCGGGTCAACGCGGTCTCGCCTTCGTTGGCGATGCACCCGTTCCTGGAGAAGGTCACCTCGCCCGAGCTGCTCGTCGAGCTCAAGGGCCGCGAGGCCTTCGGCCGCGCCGCCGAGCCGTGGGAGGTCGCCAACGTCATGGTCTTCCTGGCCAGCGACTACTCGTCCTACATGACCGGCGAGGTCGTATCCGTCTCCAGCCAGCACGCCTGATCGAGAGGATCACCGATGCCTGAGGCATTCATCATCGACGCGGTTCGTACGCCTGTGGGGAAGCGAGGCGGGGCGCTGGCGGGGATTCATCCGGCCGATCTCGGCGCCCACTCGCTGGCCGCGCTCGTGGACCGCACCGGGATCGACCCGGGGGCCGTCGACGACGTGATCATGGGCTGCTGCGACACCATCGGCGGACAGGCAGGAGACGTCGCGCGGACGGCGTGGCTGGTGGCCGGGCTGCCCGACCACGTACCCGGCGTGACCATCGACCGGCAGTGCGGCTCCTCGCAGCAGGCGGTGCACTTCGCGGCGCAAGGGGTGATGTCGGGGACGCAGGACCTCGTCGTCGCCGGTGGGCTGCAGAACATGTCCGCGATCCCGATCTCGGCGGCGATGCTGGTGGGACAGCAATACGGGTTCACCACGCCGTTCGCCGAGTCGCCCGGCTGGGTGAAGCGCTACGGCGACCAGGAGGTCTCCCAGTTCCGCTCCGCCGAGATGATCGCGGAGAAGTGGGACATCTCCCGTGAGGACATGGAGGCCTATGCGCTGGCCTCCCACCAGCGCGCCAAGACCGCGATCGCCGAGGGGCGGTTCGACCGGGAGATCGTGCCGGTCGGTGATTTCGCCGTCGACCAGTGCCCGCGCGAGACATCGCTGGAGAAAATGGCCGCGCTGGAGCCGCTCGCTCCCGGCGGACGGATCACCGCGGCCGTCGCCTCGCAGATCTGCGACGCGTCCTCGGCGCTGCTGGTGGCCTCGGCGGCGGCCGTACGCACCTTCGGCCTCACCCCGCGAGCTCGGATCCACCACCTCTCGGTCCGCGGTGACGACCCCGTCTGGATGCTCACCGGCCCGATCGAGGCGACTCGTCATGCCCTGGTCAAGACCGGCCTGACGGTCGACGACATCGACCTGTTCGAGTGCAACGAGGCCTTCGCCTCCGTCGTGCTGGCGTGGATGAAGGAGCTCGACGTCCCGCATTCGAAGGTGAATGTGAACGGCGGCGGCATCGCCCTCGGCCACCCCATCGGCGCCACCGGAACCCGGCTGATGACCACCCTCCTCAACGAGCTCGAGCGCACCGGCGGCCGCTACGGTCTCCAGACCATGTGCGAGGGCGGCGGTCAGGCGAACGTCACCATCATCGAGCGGCTCTGAAGGTTGGCCTGACCGACCGGGTCAGGCGGGCTGCAACCTGAGCGTGCGGCGCTCGGCGGCGGGGGAGCCGGGGGTGGGGAACCAGCGGTGGATGACCGCGGCCTGACCGGCGGTCCACAGGCCGCTGACGACCCAGTAGACGAGCAGGGCGAGGGGGACGGTGCTGCCGGCGAGGAGCATGCCGCCGGCGGAGATGACGGGCATGAGTTCCTGGATCCGCAGCATCGACTCGGGCATGTCGGCGCGGACCATGTTGGGCAGCACCCACAGCCGCTGGCTGAGGTAGCTGACCGCGGCGGCGGTGGCGGCGAGCCCGAGGGTGATCACCAGGTGGGTGGTGTCGCCGGACAGATAGCCGTGGCCGGTCAGCGGCGTGCCGAGGAAGGTCGCGGCGCCGAGTGAGTCGACCAGCGAGTCGTTCATCGCGCCAACCGGGTTGCTCCGGCTGACGTCGGAGAGCAGGTGGTAGAGCGCCAGGAAGATCGGCAGCTGGGCGAAGGCGGCGAGGATGGCGAAGCGGGGTACGCCGTGCTCCTCGTTGATCTTCCGCCGCTCCTCCATCATCGCCATCATGTCGGCCTGGCTGGCGCTGCCCTTCGCGGTCTTCTTCTGATACTTCTTCGTCAGTGCCTGGAGCTGTGGGCGGGCCCGGGCGGAGGCGTGAGCGTGGCGTACGCCGCGGATCGCGAGCGGCAGGAGGACGAGCCTGACCAGCACGACGACGGCGGCGATGGCCAGCAGCCAGCTGACGTTGGGGCCGACGGAGGCCAGGACGTGGTGGGCGCCGGCGAGGACGGCGGCGAGGGCGTGCGACAGCGGGGCGAGAACGGACATGGGTGTGCTCCTGAGGGTGAGTGGGTAGGCCTGACGGGCTCGCCGGTGGGCGAGGGGTCAGACCTGCTCAGGAGCGCGCGGGCGCCGCGGGGAGCAGACCGGGTCGGTGACCCGGGCAGCGAGATGGTGCGGTCCGTCGGATACGTCCGGAGGGACCGTCGAACGGGCCCTGACCAAGGCGAACGCGCTGACGCCGTGGAGCGATCCGACCGCGACGGCCGCGAGCGCGGTCGAGACGGCGATGGTGAGCAGCGCCTGCTCGGGGTCGACGCTCATCAGCGCCGGGAGCATCAGCGTGAAAAGTGCGACGAGCGCGATGCGTACGCGGCTCGTCTCGGTGTTCACGCAGGTCAGTCTAGCGATCGTGGTCAACCGGGTCGTCAGGTCAGGTCGCGCCGCATCAGCACGCGCGGGTGACCGGCCAGGACGGAGGTCGTGTCGGCGGCCCAGGTGAAGCCTGCCGCCTCGAAGTTCTTGCGGATCCCGGCGTACGCCATCGTCAGGTCGACCTTCGCGCCCTTGTTGTCGAGCGGGTAGGCCTCGACGGCCGGCGCGCCGCGGTCGCGCGCGAACTCGACCGCGCCCTCGATGAGCGCGTGGGAGATGCCCTGGCCGCGATGGCCCGGCCGGACCCGGATGCACCACACCGACCACACCGGCAGGTCGTCGACGTGGGGGATCTTCCGGTTGCGGGCGAAGGTGGTGTCCGCGCGTGGGGCGACGGCGGCCCAGCCGACCGGCTCGTCGCCCTCGTAGGCGAGCACGCCCAACGGGCCGTCGGCCAGCAGGCTGCGCACGAACTCCCCGCGCTCCTGGCCGCGCATCTTGTTGTTGATCGTCGAGGGGATCCGGTAGCTCAGGCACCAGCACACGCTGGCGTCGGCACGTTTGGGGCCGACCAGCGTGCGTACGTCCTCGAACACCTCTGCCGGGCGAACCTCGATCACCATGGGTCCAAGACTGCTGCTCAGGCGCGGACCGCGTCCACATGTTTGATGCGATCGACGGCGCCGGCGATGATCCGGTCGACGAGCTCCTCGCAGGTGGGGAGGTCGTCGAGGAGGCCGACGACCTGGCCGCTGGAGAGCATCCCGGCATTCGTGTCGCCCTCGACGAGCCCGGCACGGAGGAGCATCGGGGTGTTGGCGGCCAGGACGACCTCGGCCCAGGTGCGGTCGCCCCCGTGGACCATGCTTCGGCCGTCCTTGATCAGCGTCCGCCAGGGCAGGCCGGACATCTCCTTGAACTGCCTGGTTCGCTTGAGCGTGCGCAGCAGCTTGGCGGTGATGCCCTCCTTCTCGAGGGTGTCGATGAACTCCGTGCGTAGCAGTCGGTGCGGCATGCCGTCGGCCTTCGTGGTGACGACGGTGCCGTCGAGGCCGAAGGTCAGGTAGCGCTTCCGTACGTCCTCGGGGACCGCGGAGTCTGCGGTGAGCAGGAACCGCGTGCCCATGCCGATGCCGGCCGCGCCGTAGGCCATCGCCGCGGCGAGGCCGCGGCCGTCGAAGAAGCCGCCCGCGGCGACGACGGGGATGTCGACGGCGTCGAGGACGCTCGGCAGGAGCAGGGTCGTCGGGACCGCGCCGGTGTGGCCGCCGCCCTCACCGCCCTGGATCATCACCATGTCGGCACCCCAGCTCGCCACCTTCTTGGCGTGCTTGGCCGCCCCGATCGACGGCATCACGACGATGTCGTGCTCCTTGAGCCTGCTGATGAGTTCGGGCTTGGGGGCGAGGGCGAAGCTCGCGACCTTCACGCCGTGGTCGATGAGCAGCTGGCAGCGGTCGGGGGCGTCGGAGGCGTCGGCGCGCAGGTTGACGCCGAACGGCTTCTCGGTGCGCCCCTTGACCTCGACGATCGCCTTCTCGAGCTCGTCGAGGGTCATCGTGGCCGAGGCGAGGATGCCGAGGGCGCCCGCGTTGGCGGTCGCCGAGACCAGACGCGGGCCGGCGACCCAGCCCATCCCGGTCTGCACGATCGGGTGGTCGACGCCGGCCAGCTCGGTCAGCGGCGTACGGAACGTCTGTGCGGTGCTCATCGGCCGTCCTTCACGAAGGCGTCGCGGCGCTCGTCGGCGACGCCGGCGAGGTTGAGCTCGAAGGTGAAGCCCTGCTCGAAGCGGTAGGAGGCGTTCACGTCGACCGGGTCGATGCCGTTGAGGGCGGCCTTGGCGGCGCGGATGACCTGCGGATCCTTGGCAGCGATCTGCCGGGCGACCTCGAGAGCGGTCTCGTCGAGGTCCTCGCGGGGGACGACCTGATGGACCGAGCCGAGCTCGTGGAGGCGCTGGGCGGTGATGGTCTGGGCGGTGAAGTAGAGGGTACGCAGCATGTGCTGGGGCACCAGCCGACTCAGGTGGGTGGCGGCTCCGAGGGCGCCGCGATCGACCTCGGGTACGCCGAAGAAGGCGTCGTCGCTGGCCACGATCGTGTCCGCGTTGCCGACCAGCCCGACCCCTCCGCCGAGGCAGAAGCCGTTGACCGCGGCGATGACCGGGACCGGGCACTCGTAGATCGCCTTGAAGGCGGCGTAGCAGCCGCGGTTGGCGCCGAGGATGCCCTCGAACCCCTCGATCTGCTGCATCTCCTTGATGTCGACGCCCGCGTTGAAGCCCTTGCCCTCGGCACGCAGGATCACCACCCGGGCGCCGTTCTCGGCGGCGGTCGTGACCGCGTCGGCAACCTCGAACCAGCCCTTCACCGGCAGCGCGTTCACCGGCGGGTGGTTCATCGTGACGACGGCGATCTGCTCGTCGGTGATCTCGGTGGAGATGCCCATGGCGTCCGTCCTTGAATGTGCACTGCCTAACCTAGCGATTGCTTGGTAGCCTAGCAGTTGCTTGGTTCAAGCTGGCAAGGACGACGTACGCATCGACGCAGGGAGCACTCAATGACCGGACTGTTGGACGGCCGGATCGCGATCGTCACCGGAGCGGGGCGGGGGATCGGCCGGGCGCATGCGCTCGAGCTCGCCCGCCATGGCGCGAAGGTGGTCGTCAACGACTTCGGGGTCTCGCTGGCGGGTGAGGGCACCGGTGAGTCGCCCGCCGACAAGGTCGTCGCCGAGATCGTCGCCGCAGGCGGGGAGGCGGTTGCCAATCCCGCCGACGTCGCCGACTTCGCGGCGGCGGAGGCCCTGGTGCGGCAGGCGGTCGAGACGTACGGAGGGCTGGACATCCTCGTCAACAACGCCGGCTTCGTGCGCGACCGGATGCTCGTCAACACCTCCGAGGAGGAGTGGGACGCGGTCATCCGGGTCCACCTCAAGGGCCACTTCGCCACGCTGCGGCACGCGGGTGCGTACTGGCGGACGGAGTCGAAGGCCGGTCGTCAGCGGGAGGCCCGGATCGTCAACACCTCCTCCGGCGCGGGCCTGCAGGGCTCGATCGGGCAGGGGACCTACTCGGCCGCCAAGGCGGGGATCGCGGGCCTGACCCTCGTCGCTGCCGCCGAGATGGCTCGCTACGGCGTCACCGTCAACGCCATCGCCCCGGTCGCGAAGACCCGGATGACCGAGGGCGCCTTCGACACCTCCGCGATGGCGCTCCCCGAGGACAACTCACCGATCGTCGCCTGGCTCGCCTCCGAGGACGCCCGCGACATCACCGGCCGGGTCATCGAGATCGACGGTCCGCGGATCACCGTCGAGAACGGGTGGGCCCACGGTCCTTCCGCCGACGCCGGCGCCCGCTGGGAGGCCGCCGACGTCGGGCCGGCGCTGCGTAAGCTGCTCGCGCAGGCGCCGGAGCCGGAGCCGGTCTATGGGAGCTAGTCACACCAGCCCCACGAGTACCCGGTTGACAGGGTATTCCTGCACTTCTCAGGCAATGCAACGCCAGAGAAGTGCAGGTTTCACCGGTTGACCGGGTACCCCAACGCCTCAGCCGAGCTCCCCACACACAGTCGCCGCGATGTCCGCGAGGGGGACGTCGAGCGGCTCGGCGGTGGGGTCGTCGGAGCGGGTGAGGGCGGCGATGACGATCGGGGCACCGTCGGGGGTCCAGGTGACACCGACGTCGTTGCGGGAGGCGTAGTCGCCGCCGCCGGTCTTGTCGGCGAGGCGCCAGCCGGCCGGGACCCCGGCACCGAACCGCGTGACGGTCGACTGGTTGGCCAGCATCCAGGTCATCAGCTGGTCCCGGTCGCCACGGTCGAGGGCGTCGCCGAGCACGAGTCTCGTGTACGTCTTCGCGATGGCTCGCGGCGACGTGGTGTCGCGCGGGTCGCCCGGGATCGCGCTGTTGAGGTCGGGCTCCCAGCGGTCGAGCCGGCTGATGGTGTCGCCGAGGGACCGTGCGAACGAGGTCACCCCGGCCGGGCCGCCGATGAGCTGGAGCAGCTCGTTGGCCGCGGTGTTGTCGGACCGCGTCATGGTCGCCTCGGCCAGCTGCGCGACGGTCAGGCCGTTACGGACCGTGAGCGAGGTGATCGGCGAGTTGACCACGACATCGGTCGCCTCCCAGGTCAGGCGCTGCTGCAGCGTACGCGCGGGCAGGTAGTGCAGGATCGCGGCCACGAGCAGGGTCTTGAACGTCGACAGCATCGGGAAGCGCTCGTCGGCACGGTGCTCGATGACGCGTCCGGTCCGCAGGTTCTTCGCCCAGACGCCGAGGTGACGCTGATGCTTCTGCTCGAGAGCGGCGATCGATGGGCTGTCGGCGGCGTACGCGACGGAGCTGCCGACACCGGTCGCGGCGACGGCGGCGGCTGTGGCGGCTCCGCCCAGAAGGGTGCGGCGGCTGAGGATCGGGTGAGTCATGCGGGCATCGTGACCCCGCTGCCGCGACGGCGTCCAAGGACGATCACGCATGGACGTATGCATCGCCGACATGGGACGAGGTGGAGGCGATCAGCCATCCTGTACGCGTGGACCTACTGCTTCACCTTCGCGGCTTCACCGCGGTCGCCGACGAGATGAGCGTCTCCGAGGCGGCCCTGGAGCTGGGTGTCGACCAGCCGCTCCTCAGCCGTCGGTTGCGTGCCCTCGAGCGGGAGCTCGGCGTGGAGCTGCTCGACCGCAGCCGGCGCCAGATCGCGCTCACCCCGGCCGGTGCGGCGCTGCTGCCGCGGGCCCGGCACCTGGTCGACCAGGCCGACCATCTGCTGCGGAGCATCCGCCGCCAGGATCGGGAGCCCTTCGTGGTCGCCGTGCCGTCCGGCTGCGACCCGGCGCCGCTGGCCCGGTTGGTCGCGCTGCTGGAGGAGGAAGGCGTCGACGTACGCCTCGCGTTCTCGACCGACGAGACGCCCGAGTCGGCGGCCTGGACGGTCGAGGCGTGCGACCCCGACGCGGCCACCTGGGCCACCCCGCTGGGTGCGGCCACCGCGCCGGGGACCACGCTGAGCCCGGTGTCGTTGGGTGCGCTCCGGCCCCGCCGCGGCGGAAAACGTACGCAGGTGCTGGCCCTCCCGCGAGACCTGGACGAACCCGACGGGCGCCTGCGGCAGCAGGCAGACCGGGCGGGCATCGGACCGGCCACCCTGCGCCGCGCGCCGCACCCGCTCGCGGTGGCCGAGACCCTTGCGGGACGCGGCACTCTGATCTGCGCGCGGCACGAGGCGGTGACGTACGGGCTGAGCTGGTCGCCCTTCGCCCACCCGGTACGCCGCGGCCATCGGCTGGTCGAGCAGCCGCCGGTGCCGGGACCGCTGGCCGCCGGCCCGGTCCGGGACCGGGCGCTCGCGCTGCTCGGCGCGAGCATCGGAGCGTCCGAAGCAGGTGCCGAGTGAGCCCGCTGGTCGGCAGCGACCGAGGTCTGATCGATCTGGCCGAGATCGCCGCCGAGCGCTTCCGGGACCTCCGGGTCCGGGCCGCCTTCCTGGCCCGTGACATCGACACCGGCCTCGAGGTCGGGATCGGCGTCGACCGGCCGATGCCGCTGGCGTCGGTGGCCAAGGTGCCGCTGGCCCTGGTCGTGGCCGACCGGATCGCCCGCGGTGAGATCGACGGCGCCACGATGGTGACGCTGGCCGCGGCGGAGCGGAGCTACGGTCCGTACGGCATCTCCGCCTTCACCCACGACGCGACCTGCTCCGTCGCCGACCTGATGCTGATGATGCTCGGCCTCAGCGACAACGCCGCCGCCGATGCTCTCTTCGATCTCGTCACGCCGAGCGACGTCGACGAGCAGCTCGCCGAATGGGGCGTCGAGGGGCTGCGCGTGCGGCACCGGATGCAGCCGATGTACGACTACGCCACCCGGGTCGCCGGCCCCGACTTCGCCCTCGCCACCCAGCTCGCGGTCGAGGGGCGGCGGCCGGGTGGGCGGCACGTCATCGACTCGCTCGACGTCGAGCGCGCCACGATCGGCTCGCCGCGCGCCTGCGTCGACCTGCTCGAGCGCGTCTGGCGGGACGAGATCGCCAAGCCCGAGGCGACCGAGATGGTGCGACGCCTGATGGGCAAGCAGGTCTTCACCCACCGGATCGCCGCGGACCTGCTCGCCGACGACATCCAGCTCGCCGGCAAGACCGGCGGATTCCTCACCCTGCGACACGAGATCGCTGTCGTCACCCACCCCGGCGGCCGCGTCGCCATCGCCGTACTCACCGACTCCGACCGCACCGCCCGGATCCAGAACGACGTCGACCTCGCCATCGCCGCCACCGCCCGCGACGCCGTCGACGCCCTCGCCTCCCGCCGAGCCTGACCGCGGAGGCGTCAGGTACGTCGGCCGAGACGTCACTCCCGTCGGCCGAGATGGCATCCCTGTGCCACCTCGATCGACGGGAGTGACGCTTCGGCCGATCGGGCTGACGCTTCGGCAAATAACCAGATGGCAGCCACCCCCTCGCGGTGGTCCAATTGGCCGGTGCCCGCCCTGCCCGGTTTCCTCAACAACCTGATCCCGCCGACGCCGTTGTCGAAGCGTCTGGCGACGCAGTCGCTGCTCTTCGCAGCGGGGGACGGGACGTTCAACACCGCGGCCGCGTTCTACCTGGTCGCCTTCGTGGGCCTGAGCCCGGCGCAGATCGGTGTGGGCCTGACGGTTGCCGGGATCGCGAGCTTCCTCACCGCCTACCCGATGGGCCGGCTGGCCGACGTCATCGGTCCGAAGCGGATCTGGGCGATCAGCGCCCTGATCAGCGCGTTGATGTTCGCGACGATGCCGTTCATCCACGGCTTCTGGGCCTACCTCGCCGTCATCGTCGTCTTCGAGGTGGTCAACAACGCGGGCGGCGCCGGCCGGAACGCGTACGTCCTCGACGTCCTCCCCGACAAGGAGCGGGTCGAGACGCAGGCGTTCATGTACTCGAGCCTCAACCTCGGCTTCACCATCGGTGCCCTGATCGCCGGTGTCGCGCTCGCGCTGGACACCGACACCGTTCTCAAGTGGGGTGTGCCGTTCTTCGCGCTGGTGATCGGGATCGCCAACTCGGTCTGGATCACCCGGCTGCCGAAGGCGCCGCACGAGGAGCGCCGCGCGGCCGGCGAGGTCACCGAGAAGCTGCCCGGCCCGGGCGCGCTTCGCAACGTCGGCTGGCTCCTGGTGACGACCTTCACCGGCACGCTGTGGTCCAACCAGGTGCTGCTGCACACCGTGATCCCGCTGTGGCTGGTCGAATACACCGACTCGCCTCGCTGGCTGCTGGCGTGGCTCTTCGCGACCAACACGGTGCTGTGCATCATCCTCCCGGCCTACACCTCGAAGGGCGTTCACAGCGTCGGCGACGCGTTGCGGCGCGTCTGGTGGAGCAGCGGGTTCTTCGTCGCCGCCTGCGCGATCACGCTGGTCACCCACGACACCCGCGGCATCCTCACCATCTTCCTGGTCTGGGTCGGCCACGTGGCCGTGACCGGCGCCGAGCTGGCCATCGGCTCCGCCGGCTGGGCCTTCCAGGCAGAGCTCATGGACCCGGCCAGACGAGGTGAGTACGAAGGTGTCGCCGGCATCGGTCGCCAGCTCGGCGGCGCCTGGGCCCCGGCCCTGTTCACCTTCCTCGCGATGGGCTGGCACCCCGAGTTCTACAGCGGTGCCGGCTGGATCGTGATCGGTGCGATCATCGTCGCCGCGGCGGCCGCGATGGGTCCGTCGACCCGGATGGCCGTACGTTTCAAGGAGACTCACTTCCCGCGCGAGAACGAGCCGGAGCCGGCCGCCGCCTAGCTCGACCCGGGGGATCGGCGCAGGACCCCGGCGATCCGGTCGCCGAGGTAGGGCGCCAGCGTCTCGGCGTAGAGCGGCGAGATGTGGAAGCCGTCGAGGTAGACCTCCAGGTTCCCGACGACGGGCGAGCACCGCCTCTTCGCGCAGAAGTAGGAGGTCAGGTCGACGTGATGGGCGTTCGTCGCGAGCCGGGTGGCGCCCAGGCTCCCGTCGTCGCGTACGACCCTGCTGCGCCTCCGCGAGCACTCGGTCGAGGCCGCCAGCCCGTGGTCGTCGATGCACGGCTGGACCACGCGTGCGAAGAGTGCGCTGCTGCCCTCGAAGATGGGTGAGTCCTGCACCGCGATCACCGGCACCGACGGGTCCGGTCTCGTCGCCCAGGCCTCCGCCATCCCACGGCTGAGCGCTTCGACCTCGCTCTCGCCGGGAGAGGCCTCCACGCTCACCAGACTGGAGTGGACCACGACGTAGGCATCGATCCCCCTCTCCGAGGCGACGTACGCCGCCAGCTTCCGCTTCCACCGGTCGCACAGCTCGACGCTCGCCTCGGGCGTGCCGACGCGGTCCCGGGCGTTCCAGTGGCAGCCGGCCCGCCCGGCCACGTCGATGCGCCAGCCGCGGCTCTCGGCGATGGCGCGATAGGCGGGCACGAACTGGTGGTTGTGGGAGTCGCCGATCGCGAGCAGCCGCCGCGTGTAGCCGGTCCTCGGGCCGAGCGTGCACACCCTCAGTGCGACCGGCCGCTCCTTGTTGGACCAGCACGCCGACCCGTCCGGAGCCTGGTAGCCCAGGCTCGCGTCGATCAGCGTCGAGGGGCGCCGGCAGTCGGTGAGCGCCGGGTCGAGCGCGGCGGCGCCGATGCAGCCCGCGTAGCGTTCGGCGGCCTCGACCGCGGCCGCCTTCCGGGCGGCGTCCTGCCGCTCCACCTCACCGGTGACCACCAGCGTGCCGCCCACCACCAGCGCAAGCACCGCGGGAACCGTCACGAGCCGCACCACGCCGGTGAACGGCGCCCCGATCCGGGTGACCGGCCGCTCGACGTACCGATGGGTGAGCCAGGCCAGCGCCGTCGACCCGGACAGGACCACGGCCGCGGCGACCAGGCTCGTACGGGTCGCGTACGTCCAGCTCAGCCACGCCACCAGCAGCGGCCAGTGCCACAGGTAGAGCGGGAAGGAGATGTCGGCGACGAACCGCAGCGGCCTGACAGCGAGGAGATGCTGCGGGCCCCAGCGGGCAGAAGACCCGGAGCCGATCACGACCAGCAGCGCCCCGCCGACCGGCCACAGCGCCCACGGGCCGGGGAAGAGCGCGGCCCCGTCGAGCACGAACCCCGAGCTCGCGACGAGCGCCAGCCCGAGCCAGGCGAGCACCGGCCGCGCCCCACCCGGCGGGCGGAGCCGGTCGAGCCCGAGCGCCAGCAGCGCGCCCGCGCCGAGTTCCCAGAAGCGCGCCCAGGAGTGGAAGTACGCCACCTGCTGGTCGGCCGCCCCGAGCCGCCATGCGAAGACGAACGACGCGATCGTCGCCACCGCCACCACGACGGTCATCACGAGCCGGAGCCGGTGCCGCGCCAACCATCCGAGGCCGACCACGACCAGCGGCCAGGCCAGCAGGAACTGCCCCTGTACCGCCAGCGACCAGAAGTGCTGCAGCGGGCTCGCGCTCGGCCCGGCG includes:
- a CDS encoding acyltransferase family protein, producing MPQPPSSQRIAEIHGLRGLALALVVVFHLFGNGRVSGGVDVFLALTGFLVTRSLVRRVTSSELHLADHYGRTFLRLSAPMLVVLAGTAVLMVAVMPRSMWSSTLREIAASAAYVLNWEMIRSQLAYGAAGPSASPLQHFWSLAVQGQFLLAWPLVVVGLGWLARHRLRLVMTVVVAVATIASFVFAWRLGAADQQVAYFHSWARFWELGAGALLALGLDRLRPPGGARPVLAWLGLALVASSGFVLDGAALFPGPWALWPVGGALLVVIGSGSSARWGPQHLLAVRPLRFVADISFPLYLWHWPLLVAWLSWTYATRTSLVAAAVVLSGSTALAWLTHRYVERPVTRIGAPFTGVVRLVTVPAVLALVVGGTLVVTGEVERQDAARKAAAVEAAERYAGCIGAAALDPALTDCRRPSTLIDASLGYQAPDGSACWSNKERPVALRVCTLGPRTGYTRRLLAIGDSHNHQFVPAYRAIAESRGWRIDVAGRAGCHWNARDRVGTPEASVELCDRWKRKLAAYVASERGIDAYVVVHSSLVSVEASPGESEVEALSRGMAEAWATRPDPSVPVIAVQDSPIFEGSSALFARVVQPCIDDHGLAASTECSRRRSRVVRDDGSLGATRLATNAHHVDLTSYFCAKRRCSPVVGNLEVYLDGFHISPLYAETLAPYLGDRIAGVLRRSPGSS